Proteins from a genomic interval of Oceanispirochaeta crateris:
- the arfB gene encoding alternative ribosome rescue aminoacyl-tRNA hydrolase ArfB, with amino-acid sequence MKRSDLVYMLEAKGQFSFSRSSGPGGQNVNKVNTKVLLTVSLKELEGFQEWEILKIREKLASRLNSRDELYVQLQEERSQIMNREKAVEKMADLIMESLIIPKKRRKTGPSRAARQKRMDGKKKLSHKKKNRGRVSSAEQ; translated from the coding sequence ATGAAGCGTTCAGATTTAGTTTACATGCTTGAAGCAAAGGGCCAGTTCTCATTCTCCCGTTCCAGTGGACCCGGTGGTCAGAATGTGAACAAGGTGAACACAAAGGTCCTTTTGACTGTGTCCCTAAAAGAGTTGGAGGGATTTCAGGAGTGGGAAATCTTGAAAATTCGGGAAAAGTTAGCCTCACGCTTAAACAGCCGAGATGAACTCTATGTGCAGTTGCAGGAAGAACGGTCGCAGATTATGAACCGGGAAAAAGCTGTAGAAAAAATGGCTGACTTAATCATGGAATCCCTGATCATTCCAAAGAAAAGAAGAAAAACCGGGCCTTCCAGAGCGGCCAGGCAAAAAAGAATGGATGGAAAGAAAAAACTGAGTCACAAGAAAAAGAACAGGGGCCGAGTCTCATCCGCCGAACAGTAG
- a CDS encoding IclR family transcriptional regulator, whose translation MMKTVDPVLSVLKTIKLLETLSEQEEVGVTELAEAVDGNKSTVYRFLNTLASLGYVRQNKTNEKYTLTLKLFQVGVQVLNRLDIHKASLAVMEELAEYSKETIHLASMENHQVFYLDKIESPLALRVAMGSAQGRFAPAVCTGVGKVILAYLSADEKEEMLKHADWTPRTENSVKDAVDLEQRLLEIRKCGWGFDMEENEQGVRCVAAPIFDNRGIVCGAVSISGPSVRMTKEKLKKLAVKVKEGAGRISDDLGYIDRG comes from the coding sequence ATGATGAAGACTGTCGACCCTGTTCTCTCCGTTTTAAAAACGATTAAACTCCTGGAAACTCTATCAGAACAAGAAGAAGTGGGGGTCACCGAACTCGCAGAAGCAGTGGATGGCAATAAGAGCACAGTCTACAGATTTCTGAACACACTGGCGTCTCTTGGTTATGTGAGGCAAAACAAGACCAATGAAAAATATACCCTCACCCTTAAACTCTTCCAGGTGGGTGTTCAGGTTTTAAACCGGCTGGATATCCACAAGGCATCTCTTGCCGTAATGGAAGAATTGGCTGAATACTCAAAAGAGACAATTCACCTGGCCTCCATGGAGAACCACCAGGTCTTCTACCTCGATAAAATAGAGTCTCCTCTGGCTCTCAGAGTGGCCATGGGTTCCGCACAGGGACGCTTTGCTCCGGCGGTCTGCACGGGAGTTGGAAAGGTCATATTGGCTTACCTGTCGGCAGATGAAAAGGAAGAGATGCTCAAACACGCCGACTGGACTCCCAGAACCGAAAATTCCGTCAAGGATGCTGTAGATCTGGAGCAGAGACTCCTCGAAATTAGGAAGTGTGGTTGGGGATTTGATATGGAAGAGAACGAACAGGGAGTCCGCTGTGTTGCCGCCCCCATCTTCGATAATAGAGGAATCGTCTGCGGTGCCGTGAGCATTTCCGGTCCTTCGGTGAGAATGACAAAGGAAAAGCTTAAAAAACTAGCTGTAAAGGTCAAGGAAGGAGCTGGACGCATATCAGACGACTTAGGGTATATAGACCGCGGTTAA
- a CDS encoding PspC domain-containing protein produces MMAYSAHKLQRSRRGKIFGICQGIADWRDLPVEYIRIFLILAFLFTGFFPVGILYFLAALFLPLEPDVRGDDNQRRQDNIRRDFSDLKERVKNMESRVFDKERDWEDRFRREKK; encoded by the coding sequence ATGATGGCTTATTCAGCACATAAACTGCAGCGTTCCCGAAGGGGAAAGATCTTTGGAATCTGTCAGGGAATTGCCGACTGGCGAGATCTGCCCGTCGAGTATATTCGTATTTTTTTGATCCTTGCCTTTCTCTTTACAGGCTTTTTCCCTGTGGGAATCCTCTATTTTCTTGCAGCCCTATTCCTGCCTTTGGAACCGGATGTGAGGGGAGATGATAACCAGAGAAGACAGGATAATATCCGGCGGGATTTTTCTGATTTGAAAGAACGGGTGAAGAATATGGAAAGCCGCGTATTTGACAAGGAACGGGATTGGGAAGACAGGTTTCGAAGAGAGAAGAAGTAG
- a CDS encoding PspA/IM30 family protein, translating to MSIFSRFRDIVNSNINDILDKVEDPEKMIRLMIQEMEDTLVELKSSCAGKMASKAEINREKEYLEKTLERWDGRARLAIEKNREDLAREALLEKKNSQNQIDLLAKDLDHFTTLIDECKSNILQLEQKLEEVRQKHKLLIQRGRHAAETKQARTVLRQADGTQAFQRFNDLEKKVERMEAEAEMSGFGISGSRDSSIEHEFDKLESETEIDEELAALKKSMKGKE from the coding sequence ATGAGTATTTTTTCTAGGTTCAGGGATATCGTGAACTCAAACATCAATGATATTCTGGACAAGGTGGAAGATCCTGAAAAAATGATACGCTTGATGATCCAGGAGATGGAAGATACTTTGGTAGAATTGAAGTCTTCCTGTGCTGGAAAAATGGCATCCAAGGCGGAGATCAACAGGGAAAAAGAGTATCTTGAAAAGACTCTGGAACGTTGGGACGGCAGAGCCAGGCTGGCCATTGAAAAGAACCGGGAGGATCTGGCCAGGGAAGCCCTACTGGAAAAGAAGAATAGTCAGAATCAGATTGATTTATTGGCCAAGGATCTGGATCACTTTACGACCTTAATAGATGAGTGCAAATCCAACATCCTCCAACTTGAGCAAAAGCTGGAAGAGGTAAGACAAAAACATAAACTCCTCATTCAAAGAGGACGTCATGCTGCAGAAACGAAACAGGCACGTACAGTGCTGCGGCAGGCTGATGGCACCCAGGCATTTCAGCGATTCAACGATCTTGAGAAGAAGGTTGAACGGATGGAAGCCGAAGCCGAAATGTCGGGCTTTGGAATCTCCGGTTCTAGAGACAGTTCCATAGAACATGAATTTGATAAGCTGGAATCTGAAACCGAGATTGATGAAGAGCTGGCAGCCTTGAAAAAGTCTATGAAGGGGAAAGAGTAG